In a single window of the bacterium genome:
- a CDS encoding endonuclease/exonuclease/phosphatase family protein, with product MPKHKHSCATLIFILFLLLTHSACINPLLPAQNNLSEKKELFIMTYNVENLFDIQDDPKKDDATFLPYALKKNKKHKAHCAKLSHYKWRKQCFDLNWDKTAYETKLKNIAHVIALQNNGKGPDLLFLQEIENIHVLHTLNTLLPKKQQFTSISLIEGEDKRGIDVAIMSKLPLKSKAHLFQIPFKSISKRRKKDTRGILYAQYSLGDGKTLAAYSIHFPAPYHPKQLRQQALHYLNTLQKKHAHADYHIAAGDFNITREESNQSLVFERIAQQQWLTPHLSSKKYAQKTNLGSNYYAKKNSWSFLDVILLSKNFADQKHWEYKPNSFEILNHNFIMQDKDKKPKSYNFISKQGVSDHFPVGLSIELH from the coding sequence ATGCCTAAACATAAACATTCTTGCGCAACACTTATCTTTATACTCTTTCTATTGCTGACTCATTCAGCATGTATCAATCCACTATTACCTGCTCAGAATAACCTTTCAGAAAAAAAAGAGTTATTCATCATGACTTACAATGTAGAAAATTTGTTTGATATTCAAGATGACCCAAAAAAAGATGATGCCACCTTCCTGCCTTATGCTTTAAAAAAAAACAAGAAACATAAAGCCCATTGTGCAAAACTCAGCCACTACAAATGGCGAAAACAATGTTTTGATTTAAATTGGGATAAAACAGCCTATGAAACAAAATTAAAAAATATAGCTCACGTCATTGCCCTACAAAACAATGGTAAAGGTCCAGACTTACTTTTTTTGCAAGAAATAGAAAACATTCATGTCTTACATACATTAAATACGCTGCTACCCAAAAAACAACAGTTTACATCCATCTCACTTATTGAAGGGGAAGACAAACGTGGTATTGATGTTGCTATTATGAGCAAGCTTCCTCTTAAAAGCAAAGCTCATTTATTTCAAATACCTTTTAAAAGCATCTCAAAGCGTCGTAAAAAAGATACAAGAGGCATTTTATACGCTCAATATAGCTTAGGTGATGGAAAAACCCTTGCTGCCTACAGTATTCATTTTCCTGCGCCCTATCATCCAAAACAGTTGCGGCAGCAAGCGCTTCATTACTTGAACACTCTACAAAAAAAACATGCCCACGCTGATTATCACATTGCAGCTGGAGACTTTAATATTACCCGTGAAGAAAGCAATCAGAGTTTGGTATTTGAACGGATTGCGCAACAACAATGGCTAACACCGCATTTAAGTTCAAAAAAATATGCTCAAAAAACCAATCTTGGCAGTAACTATTACGCCAAGAAAAACTCATGGTCATTTTTAGATGTCATATTATTAAGCAAAAACTTTGCTGATCAAAAGCACTGGGAGTACAAACCAAACAGTTTTGAAATCTTAAACCATAATTTCATCATGCAAGACAAAGATAAAAAACCTAAAAGCTACAACTTTATCAGTAAACAGGGTGTTTCAGATCATTTTCCTGTTGGCTTAAGTATTGAGTTACACTGA
- a CDS encoding gliding motility-associated C-terminal domain-containing protein, giving the protein MANLSFYFNDDFKTKMNFLNNYENLMYHACTYEANGESSDDCIRGPVKLILDGNNPPQIIRKDQLLATGEIDSNLQFIDAPENFPKKDGLKVEIKLPEDICHLRIERDYVLLVNTQTTPTTKHISGHLFCPDNDGCTGDIGSLSIISHECKPHLQACFGDPIWEMPNGEINEGDLLELTLPGVYNVTGQYSNACNVSATMELAEDFFVMPELSIDKSGPGSNACNLQENQLTLKSNTPSIAIDGLETQWRHSDGSSSQGNPTVTSTPGEHTAKIIYSGFCLEQTSDVACNPDIDVAATEKPSSLCEGGKELSICSEAQNIHWKKPDQLGLIATETLIADTPGTYTVTAVDSFNCQLEGSYQEDGVFLQEIENNTLYVPNAFSPNGDGNNDVFTAYSAVGSKITIVDFKVFSRWGELIYDKNNLQVNNPALAWDGKIKGEMGQQGTYTYKIVYKLPECEEKQLEGDVTLIR; this is encoded by the coding sequence ATGGCAAACCTTTCATTTTATTTTAATGATGACTTTAAAACTAAAATGAACTTTTTAAACAATTATGAAAATCTAATGTATCATGCCTGCACATATGAAGCTAATGGTGAAAGTAGTGATGACTGTATTCGTGGGCCGGTAAAATTAATATTAGATGGAAATAACCCTCCTCAAATTATTCGTAAAGATCAGCTGCTAGCAACAGGTGAAATTGATAGTAATTTACAGTTTATTGATGCGCCAGAAAATTTTCCTAAAAAAGATGGATTAAAAGTTGAAATTAAATTGCCTGAAGATATTTGTCACCTAAGAATAGAGAGGGACTATGTCCTTTTGGTTAATACGCAGACCACTCCGACAACAAAACATATTTCTGGACACCTTTTTTGCCCTGACAATGATGGATGTACTGGAGATATTGGTAGTTTATCGATCATCTCTCATGAGTGCAAACCTCATTTACAGGCTTGCTTTGGTGATCCTATTTGGGAAATGCCAAACGGAGAAATAAATGAGGGTGATTTACTAGAACTCACCTTACCCGGTGTATACAATGTAACCGGGCAGTATAGTAATGCTTGTAATGTTTCAGCAACGATGGAGTTGGCAGAAGATTTTTTTGTCATGCCTGAACTTAGTATAGACAAAAGTGGGCCAGGCAGCAATGCTTGCAATCTTCAAGAAAATCAACTGACCTTAAAATCGAATACTCCAAGTATTGCCATTGATGGTTTAGAAACCCAGTGGCGTCATTCTGATGGTTCAAGTTCTCAAGGCAATCCTACCGTAACATCTACTCCAGGAGAACATACTGCTAAGATAATATACAGTGGTTTTTGTTTAGAACAAACATCAGATGTAGCGTGTAACCCTGATATTGATGTTGCTGCAACTGAAAAGCCAAGCAGTTTGTGTGAGGGAGGCAAAGAACTTTCTATTTGTTCTGAAGCGCAAAATATTCATTGGAAAAAACCTGATCAACTCGGGCTGATAGCAACCGAAACACTGATTGCTGACACCCCTGGCACATACACAGTAACAGCAGTCGATTCATTTAACTGTCAATTGGAAGGATCCTATCAAGAAGACGGTGTATTTTTACAAGAAATCGAAAACAATACTTTGTATGTACCCAATGCATTTAGTCCCAATGGTGATGGAAATAATGATGTTTTTACTGCGTATAGTGCGGTTGGAAGTAAAATTACCATTGTAGATTTTAAGGTGTTTTCTCGTTGGGGCGAGTTGATATATGACAAAAACAATCTTCAAGTCAATAACCCAGCCTTAGCCTGGGATGGTAAAATTAAAGGCGAGATGGGTCAGCAAGGGACCTACACCTATAAAATAGTTTATAAGCTTCCTGAGTGTGAAGAAAAACAACTAGAAGGGGATGTTACGCTTATTCGTTAA
- a CDS encoding Ig-like domain-containing protein, whose product MESYLCIFKNIALSIILVLSLQYCAYDDTQTTSLPDQEFYVADVAPGYQSTVSSGPDKKITLVFSMPVEPSTILPNTGNVSFIQDINGVATDLSHVLTISEISNVVTFHVNYALAMRADYTLNISNNVKSIGNGMNLRSPVLHQFNTGGGYTQGGVGNTVPGSPYILEYKLVRECISNGTGQQEVAYIEVKFNEVLMLPPKAQVKKTLSTQSWSAEQDMQAKEGDMSVMILNVDPPEYDLQGYKIRFSSTAVTDLEGLHMSSFESQGIYQVFGGCN is encoded by the coding sequence ATGGAATCATATTTATGCATTTTCAAAAATATAGCTTTATCAATAATACTTGTTTTATCGCTTCAATACTGTGCTTATGATGATACTCAAACAACATCTCTACCTGATCAAGAGTTTTATGTTGCGGATGTTGCACCAGGTTATCAATCAACAGTAAGTTCAGGTCCAGATAAAAAAATAACTTTGGTGTTCAGCATGCCAGTAGAGCCAAGTACGATATTGCCTAACACCGGTAATGTGTCTTTTATTCAAGATATCAATGGTGTAGCTACTGATTTGAGCCATGTATTAACAATAAGTGAGATAAGCAACGTTGTAACATTCCATGTTAATTATGCTTTGGCGATGAGAGCTGATTATACTTTGAACATCAGCAATAATGTGAAGTCTATAGGTAATGGTATGAATCTAAGAAGCCCAGTCTTACATCAATTTAATACGGGTGGGGGGTATACTCAAGGTGGTGTGGGCAATACTGTGCCAGGCAGTCCGTATATTTTAGAGTATAAGCTTGTTCGTGAATGTATATCCAATGGCACAGGTCAACAAGAGGTGGCATACATAGAAGTCAAGTTTAATGAGGTACTCATGCTTCCTCCAAAAGCACAAGTTAAAAAAACATTAAGCACGCAGTCTTGGAGTGCTGAGCAAGATATGCAGGCAAAAGAGGGTGACATGTCCGTGATGATTCTTAATGTAGATCCACCTGAATATGATTTGCAAGGCTACAAAATTCGCTTTAGCAGTACAGCAGTAACAGACTTAGAAGGACTCCATATGAGTAGCTTTGAAAGCCAGGGAATATATCAAGTCTTTGGTGGTTGCAATTAA
- a CDS encoding helix-turn-helix domain-containing protein — protein MGVSQSRIAQIESGVGTAKITFDVLLQVLSSLGCDFKIVLKKEAA, from the coding sequence ATGGGAGTTTCACAAAGTAGAATTGCACAAATAGAGTCTGGTGTGGGTACAGCCAAAATTACTTTTGATGTGCTTTTGCAAGTACTCAGTAGTCTTGGCTGTGATTTTAAAATCGTTCTTAAAAAAGAAGCTGCCTGA